One genomic segment of bacterium includes these proteins:
- a CDS encoding T9SS type A sorting domain-containing protein, whose amino-acid sequence MWFKPLEGSNIRKIILDSENNLVAFTQRDSRIYKINSATGETIWERNVADSVQHITNLYDLGVDQLNNVIVTGNNSNNNANIQIKKLSSSGEELWFTEYNSQEDLNDLPTALALDSENNIYITGTAADSISKTYVIKLSTEGDLIWEYTLSEVSYEQQYLWPIIVRDSSLFIGGSLYDYLTKSNIFIMKLDQTIGTGINEKFFNPYSYTLSQNYPNPFNPSTVISYRLPVTSNVSLKVYDVLGNEIATLVNEEKPAGEYEVEFNAAKLPSGIYFYKLEAGSFSETKKMILMK is encoded by the coding sequence ATGTGGTTCAAACCTCTTGAAGGTAGCAATATCAGAAAGATCATCTTGGATAGTGAAAATAACTTGGTTGCATTTACCCAGCGAGACTCAAGAATTTATAAAATTAATTCTGCAACAGGAGAGACAATTTGGGAACGAAATGTTGCTGATTCTGTCCAACATATTACTAATCTTTATGATTTGGGCGTAGATCAGTTGAATAATGTGATAGTAACAGGAAATAATTCTAATAACAATGCGAATATTCAGATAAAGAAACTTTCTTCGTCGGGTGAAGAATTATGGTTTACGGAATATAATAGCCAGGAAGACCTTAATGATCTTCCAACAGCTTTGGCTTTGGATTCTGAAAACAACATCTATATTACTGGAACAGCGGCGGATTCAATATCTAAAACTTATGTAATAAAATTATCAACAGAGGGAGATTTAATTTGGGAATATACATTGAGTGAAGTGTCTTACGAACAACAATATCTTTGGCCAATAATTGTAAGGGATAGCAGTCTATTTATAGGTGGCAGTTTGTACGATTACTTAACGAAGAGTAATATTTTCATTATGAAACTTGATCAGACAATAGGTACAGGAATTAATGAAAAATTCTTTAATCCATATTCTTATACATTAAGTCAAAATTATCCGAATCCTTTCAATCCAAGCACAGTAATCAGTTATCGGTTACCAGTAACCAGTAATGTAAGCTTAAAAGTTTATGATGTTTTAGGAAATGAAATCGCGACTTTAGTTAATGAAGAAAAACCTGCCGGAGAATATGAAGTTGAGTTCAATGCAGCAAAACTGCCAAGTGGGATTTATTTCTACAAGTTGGAAGCAGGTTCATTTAGTGAAACGAAGAAGATGATTTTGATGAAATGA
- a CDS encoding T9SS type A sorting domain-containing protein — MKLYSLGAQSFYESNFTELPSDVGEEKDIDSPNKYLLLQNYPNPFNPLTNIKFQIADYGLVTLKVYDILGRETSTLMNEELPAGNYQINFNASHLATGVYFYQLRAGNYTETKKMILIK, encoded by the coding sequence ATGAAATTGTATTCTTTGGGTGCACAAAGCTTTTATGAAAGTAATTTTACTGAACTTCCGTCAGATGTTGGAGAGGAAAAAGATATTGATTCTCCAAATAAGTACTTACTCTTACAGAACTATCCGAACCCGTTCAACCCACTCACTAATATCAAATTTCAAATTGCGGATTACGGATTGGTCACTTTGAAGGTATATGACATACTTGGCAGAGAGACATCAACACTCATGAATGAAGAGTTACCTGCCGGTAATTACCAAATAAATTTTAATGCTTCACATTTGGCAACGGGAGTGTATTTCTATCAATTGAGAGCAGGAAATTATACCGAAACAAAGAAAATGATTTTGATAAAATAA
- a CDS encoding T9SS type A sorting domain-containing protein — MYKTTDGGNNWEFLSDIFDLTVLQFAFESNSKGYMLAVDYNYQDLYTIYQTLDGGLNWVPLRKYTYLKNIFVSETGKIWGVGEYAQIFSSDEIITSVEEDQIKEEINTYLLSQNFPNPFNPITTIRYSIANHSNVTIKVYDILGREVVALVNEEKPVGEYEVEFNAETLPSGIYFYQLKAGQFSETKKMILLK, encoded by the coding sequence ATGTATAAGACTACGGATGGTGGAAATAACTGGGAATTCTTATCAGATATTTTTGACTTAACAGTTCTGCAATTCGCTTTTGAAAGTAATTCGAAAGGCTACATGTTGGCTGTTGATTACAATTATCAAGATCTATATACAATTTATCAAACCCTTGATGGAGGATTGAATTGGGTGCCGCTGCGAAAATATACCTATTTAAAAAATATTTTTGTTTCAGAAACGGGAAAAATTTGGGGAGTTGGTGAGTATGCACAAATATTCAGTTCGGACGAAATAATCACATCAGTTGAAGAAGATCAAATTAAGGAAGAGATTAATACTTATCTACTCAGCCAGAATTTTCCCAATCCATTTAATCCGATTACAACTATTCGATATTCGATAGCAAATCATTCTAATGTAACAATAAAAGTTTACGACATCCTCGGAAGAGAAGTTGTAGCGTTGGTTAACGAAGAAAAACCTGTAGGAGAATATGAAGTTGAGTTCAACGCTGAAACTCTTCCAAGTGGAATTTATTTTTATCAGCTTAAGGCAGGACAATTTTCAGAAACAAAGAAAATGATTCTGCTTAAATAA
- a CDS encoding T9SS type A sorting domain-containing protein, whose product MFYSLAINSNNHIFAGTYEYVFRSTDNGENWDELSNGLGSWDIRSLAINSLDYIFAGTWTNTQVNGVFKSTNNGENWAQVGLSEHLVLALAINSNDHIFAGTIGGVYHSTDNGITWSGAGIGVNTSVVSLAVNSSNHIFAGTDYGYGIFRSTNNGQSWSPVNNGLSGEIVTSIAFNSDNHVVAATSNNGIFISTNNGDNWSPLNSGLQNIKVYSLTVNSVGQIYAGTLGSGIYRSKDSTTTDLDNIKKNNFQYSLNQNYPNPFNPSTTVKYEIPNRSFVTIKVYDLLGREMATLVNEEKLAGEYEVEFDAKDLTSGIYFYQLKAAQYSETKKMILLK is encoded by the coding sequence ATGTTTTATTCTTTAGCAATCAATTCAAATAATCACATATTTGCAGGAACATATGAATATGTTTTCCGCTCAACAGACAACGGTGAAAATTGGGATGAACTAAGTAATGGATTAGGAAGTTGGGATATTCGATCTTTAGCAATAAACTCACTAGATTATATTTTTGCTGGTACCTGGACAAATACACAAGTTAATGGTGTTTTCAAATCTACAAATAATGGAGAAAACTGGGCACAAGTAGGATTATCAGAACACTTAGTGCTTGCACTTGCGATTAATTCTAATGACCACATATTCGCTGGAACGATTGGTGGAGTGTACCATTCAACGGATAATGGGATAACTTGGTCTGGTGCAGGCATTGGTGTAAATACAAGTGTAGTTTCCCTAGCAGTAAATTCTAGTAATCATATTTTTGCTGGAACTGACTACGGGTATGGAATATTTCGCTCAACTAACAATGGTCAATCATGGTCTCCTGTAAATAATGGACTATCAGGCGAAATAGTTACCTCTATCGCATTCAATTCTGATAATCATGTTGTTGCTGCAACAAGTAATAATGGAATTTTTATCTCAACGAATAATGGTGATAACTGGTCTCCATTAAATAGCGGATTACAAAATATTAAAGTATATTCATTGACAGTTAATTCAGTCGGACAAATATATGCAGGCACATTGGGAAGTGGTATTTATCGAAGCAAAGACTCAACAACAACTGACTTAGATAATATTAAGAAAAATAATTTCCAGTATTCTTTAAATCAAAACTATCCCAATCCATTTAATCCATCCACAACCGTTAAATATGAAATTCCAAATAGAAGTTTTGTTACAATAAAAGTTTACGATTTACTTGGAAGGGAAATGGCAACGTTAGTCAACGAAGAAAAACTTGCTGGAGAATATGAAGTCGAGTTCGATGCAAAAGATCTGACAAGCGGAATTTATTTTTATCAACTGAAAGCAGCACAATATTCAGAAACAAAGAAAATGATTTTACTAAAGTAA
- a CDS encoding site-specific integrase — MASVYDKDGTLYVSWWDWNENKTKNRSLRMSATVTNRRTANAFAKKLQKELDKQKEVNDTSALTRGSTIREAFDHFKRNNASKHHKTIKDYDRFFNKFTETFAETSSCSVINKISAEEWINSLKLLPHSINTIHGYFKQFNHFLNFLFEYGYVPMFKINRDVKTKPEVKEKIVFRDEDIQTIFGDLSTKNDNFKLTVSMLFYTGLRSSDILNINREQIDLKNQSFSYYSPKRKKFREVAFHADLLPILTETLKTKATGKLIDYKCVEYVNRAFTRYLDDIKLAGRDYTARTFRKTFITLCRSRYNMDATVVRELVGHEHNNTTDRYYNHVSLERMKTELTKFIRPTVEL, encoded by the coding sequence ATGGCTAGTGTATATGATAAGGATGGAACGCTGTATGTGTCCTGGTGGGACTGGAATGAAAATAAAACTAAAAATCGTTCCTTGAGAATGAGTGCTACGGTTACCAACAGAAGAACTGCAAATGCATTCGCAAAAAAACTTCAGAAAGAGTTGGACAAGCAGAAAGAAGTAAACGATACTTCGGCACTAACAAGAGGCTCGACAATAAGAGAAGCATTTGATCATTTTAAAAGAAACAATGCTTCAAAACATCATAAAACAATAAAGGATTATGATCGCTTCTTTAATAAGTTCACCGAAACTTTTGCAGAAACATCTTCTTGTTCAGTAATAAATAAAATTTCTGCCGAAGAATGGATAAATAGTTTAAAGTTGTTGCCCCATAGTATTAATACAATTCACGGTTACTTTAAACAATTTAATCACTTTCTGAATTTTCTCTTTGAGTACGGGTATGTCCCAATGTTTAAAATCAATCGTGATGTAAAGACAAAACCCGAAGTAAAAGAAAAAATTGTTTTTCGTGATGAGGATATACAGACTATCTTCGGAGATCTCAGCACAAAGAATGATAATTTCAAGCTAACTGTATCCATGCTTTTTTATACAGGCTTACGATCGTCTGACATACTAAATATCAACAGAGAACAGATTGATTTAAAAAACCAATCATTCAGTTATTACTCGCCTAAGAGAAAGAAATTTCGTGAAGTGGCGTTCCACGCAGATCTTCTACCAATACTGACTGAAACCCTCAAGACAAAAGCAACGGGAAAATTAATTGATTACAAGTGTGTTGAATATGTAAATAGAGCATTTACAAGATATTTGGACGACATAAAACTTGCAGGCAGAGATTATACTGCAAGAACATTCAGGAAAACTTTTATTACACTTTGCAGATCAAGGTATAATATGGATGCTACTGTGGTAAGAGAGCTTGTAGGCCACGAGCATAATAATACGACGGACCGTTATTACAACCATGTTAGCTTAGAAAGAATGAAAACTGAGCTGACAAAATTCATCCGCCCAACTGTTGAACTCTAA
- a CDS encoding helix-turn-helix domain-containing protein — protein MEVKNNNLHLYSLVQAAKLLGIGRDTLLKLIAQGKIGVIKISKQKKISHSELERYIAENSVREITYSEISITDKNVQQFINNTKPTRKPNNDLIFNSLIKEINNG, from the coding sequence ATGGAAGTAAAGAACAACAACCTCCATTTGTATTCACTTGTCCAAGCTGCCAAGTTACTTGGTATTGGGCGGGATACACTTCTGAAATTAATTGCGCAAGGTAAGATTGGCGTAATTAAAATTTCGAAGCAAAAGAAAATTTCTCACTCAGAGCTTGAACGTTATATCGCGGAGAACTCTGTTAGGGAAATTACATATTCCGAAATAAGCATAACGGATAAAAATGTTCAGCAATTTATAAATAATACTAAACCAACACGGAAGCCGAATAATGATTTGATTTTTAATTCGCTGATAAAGGAGATTAATAATGGCTAG
- a CDS encoding helix-turn-helix transcriptional regulator translates to MKLEEIRNNKGLNIKEMAGELGITPGHYCHLEKGSRRLTSSIAEKIESKFGISREELENDFYVSNPFLGVINNWVWKIKINDQPVVQSFINDIGFLRIKDTREQSEVIEAFVKYIQFTIGSSIENEFKKDKKMIDYLVSRLNR, encoded by the coding sequence ATGAAACTAGAAGAAATCAGAAATAATAAAGGATTAAACATTAAGGAGATGGCGGGAGAACTAGGTATTACTCCTGGCCATTACTGTCACCTGGAGAAGGGATCAAGAAGACTGACAAGTTCAATTGCAGAGAAAATTGAATCGAAGTTTGGGATCAGCAGGGAAGAGTTAGAGAATGATTTTTATGTAAGTAATCCTTTTCTTGGTGTTATAAATAACTGGGTTTGGAAAATTAAAATCAACGATCAGCCAGTTGTTCAGTCCTTTATCAACGACATAGGTTTTTTAAGAATTAAAGATACTCGTGAACAAAGTGAAGTTATTGAAGCCTTTGTAAAGTATATACAGTTTACGATTGGATCTTCAATCGAAAATGAATTTAAGAAAGATAAAAAGATGATAGATTATCTGGTCTCCAGACTGAATAGATAG
- a CDS encoding transposase codes for MKTIIKYTDDFKNKVLDEMESGKLKSITDAKHTYGIFGSATIPNWIKKYRREKLYTKVVVRDASW; via the coding sequence ATGAAAACAATCATAAAATACACTGACGATTTTAAGAACAAGGTTCTTGACGAAATGGAATCAGGTAAATTAAAAAGCATCACGGATGCAAAGCACACCTATGGAATATTCGGATCTGCAACCATTCCGAATTGGATAAAAAAATACCGCAGAGAAAAACTTTACACAAAGGTGGTGGTTAGAGATGCTTCCTGGTGA
- a CDS encoding sigma 54-interacting transcriptional regulator, with product MNYFQLLSSWISRPIDESGFDIATLYIDQLLDLHEDDNEASKDFMYAFIKQWLGDIFFMINEQRSVKGQIENETKGINQAEILWRFRQKLIINERSIDTALVFSRETDQNDFRNSVKKFCLDDKELFIPVFKPLYQMARGAYEMYEGSPYTIFFPIPYKGKYNYDPPSIEYLTNLAAFIVSSSHKKDSKKFLIAFEFIQDFNESDKRRFFRAIIRSFIGEYFQSYNLDFQNISILLQSDSEVKTFNSVLGEIIQLLEYHSVENKFDTIEKFFNYHPYYKNKRLTTADLTELDKKAAEYKTKDISATQDTTELSDKIQGEVITSHLKYRRELLKIQNVLNKEHSVLLLGETGTGKGYLAKTIHKLSRGKGKDAGFVEVNCAAIPSELIEAELFGSEKGAYTSSSGKIIGKIELADKGTLFLDEIGKAPLNVQQKLFKVLDDKTFYSVGGKKKKVDVRFIFALNEDPLMLVAKKELLEDFYFRISGLKFTIPPLRERKEDLKRFILFIKNKNEKEFEWPAELPEATMDFLLNLSWPGNIRQIQNTFSQLYLHCKSFRVSKITIDLIKEFIEYIPDQKSKSSFKEFDSSLEHLFLDWYYKRDLFPKVQTVSTSKIKKKNKSHNRNSFLKSVVEPTAADIYIRNFESLGLIQDDATEIIGLAWSSGKNKSILRQRAKLYENIKEIFKENQK from the coding sequence ATGAATTATTTTCAACTATTATCATCCTGGATCTCAAGACCAATTGATGAATCCGGGTTCGATATCGCAACGCTTTATATAGATCAGTTGCTGGATCTACACGAAGATGATAATGAGGCGTCGAAAGACTTTATGTACGCATTCATTAAGCAATGGCTCGGGGATATATTCTTCATGATTAATGAACAAAGATCTGTAAAGGGTCAGATTGAAAACGAAACGAAGGGAATCAATCAGGCAGAAATACTATGGCGATTCAGGCAGAAATTAATAATAAACGAACGGTCAATTGATACCGCTCTTGTTTTTTCAAGAGAAACTGATCAGAATGATTTCCGTAACTCCGTAAAAAAATTCTGCCTTGACGACAAAGAATTATTTATTCCCGTTTTCAAGCCACTTTATCAAATGGCAAGGGGTGCTTATGAAATGTATGAAGGCAGCCCGTACACTATATTTTTCCCGATTCCTTATAAAGGGAAATATAATTATGATCCGCCCTCAATTGAATATCTAACAAACCTTGCGGCTTTTATTGTTAGTAGCAGTCATAAAAAAGACAGTAAAAAATTTCTAATAGCATTTGAGTTCATCCAGGATTTTAATGAATCAGACAAGAGAAGATTTTTCCGTGCGATAATCAGAAGTTTTATCGGAGAATATTTTCAAAGCTACAATCTTGATTTTCAGAACATCTCTATACTGCTCCAGTCTGATTCTGAAGTAAAAACTTTCAATTCTGTTTTAGGTGAAATTATTCAACTGCTTGAGTATCATTCAGTTGAAAACAAGTTTGATACCATTGAAAAGTTTTTCAATTATCATCCGTATTATAAAAATAAAAGACTGACAACGGCGGATTTAACCGAACTAGATAAAAAAGCAGCTGAGTATAAAACAAAAGATATATCGGCTACTCAAGACACAACAGAACTATCTGATAAGATACAAGGCGAGGTGATTACATCCCATTTAAAATACCGACGGGAACTGCTTAAAATTCAGAATGTACTTAATAAAGAGCATAGTGTTCTACTGCTTGGAGAAACAGGTACCGGCAAAGGATACCTTGCAAAGACAATTCACAAACTATCCAGAGGGAAGGGCAAAGACGCCGGATTTGTTGAAGTCAACTGTGCTGCCATACCGAGTGAACTTATAGAGGCCGAACTTTTCGGAAGTGAAAAAGGTGCATACACATCTTCATCCGGCAAAATTATCGGGAAGATCGAACTTGCAGATAAGGGCACCTTGTTTCTGGACGAGATTGGGAAAGCTCCACTAAACGTACAGCAGAAATTATTTAAAGTGTTGGACGATAAAACTTTTTACTCGGTCGGAGGAAAAAAGAAGAAAGTAGATGTGAGATTTATATTTGCTCTTAACGAAGACCCTTTAATGCTGGTTGCAAAAAAAGAGTTACTTGAGGATTTCTATTTCAGGATTTCCGGACTAAAATTTACTATTCCTCCTCTGCGTGAACGTAAGGAGGATCTTAAAAGATTCATCTTATTCATAAAAAATAAAAATGAGAAAGAATTTGAATGGCCAGCTGAATTACCGGAGGCCACGATGGACTTTTTGTTAAATCTATCATGGCCTGGAAATATCCGCCAGATCCAGAATACTTTTTCGCAGCTATACTTACATTGTAAATCATTCAGAGTAAGCAAAATTACCATTGACCTTATTAAAGAATTCATAGAATATATACCGGATCAGAAATCAAAATCTTCGTTCAAAGAATTTGATAGTTCGTTGGAGCATCTATTTCTTGATTGGTATTATAAAAGGGATTTATTTCCGAAAGTACAAACTGTGTCTACAAGCAAGATTAAGAAAAAGAATAAATCGCATAACCGTAACAGCTTTTTAAAGTCTGTGGTTGAGCCCACAGCCGCAGATATTTATATAAGGAATTTCGAATCTTTAGGATTAATTCAGGATGATGCTACTGAAATCATTGGTCTTGCCTGGTCAAGTGGTAAAAATAAATCGATACTCAGACAAAGAGCAAAACTATATGAAAATATCAAGGAGATATTCAAAGAAAATCAAAAATAA
- a CDS encoding host-nuclease inhibitor Gam family protein, with protein MESDFIDELLKEAEEKEQKLSREFADLMLIEISQLEKQIQINFEQAAREREIIKNWALSRNSSLASRIEFLSKKLELFIKETGEKTVNLPNGILKMHKKPDRIEVEDLELFLKNARPEWLTVIPEQAKPNLVAIKNHVKTRPTPKGVKVIEGEIEFSYKLNGEENAREETETGT; from the coding sequence ATGGAAAGTGATTTTATTGATGAGCTTCTGAAAGAGGCAGAAGAGAAAGAACAAAAGCTATCGAGGGAATTTGCTGACCTGATGCTGATTGAAATTTCGCAGTTGGAAAAACAAATACAAATCAACTTTGAGCAAGCTGCAAGAGAAAGAGAAATAATTAAGAACTGGGCACTTTCGAGAAACAGTTCACTTGCCTCGAGGATAGAGTTCTTATCAAAGAAGCTTGAGTTATTCATAAAAGAAACCGGTGAGAAGACAGTAAATCTTCCTAATGGTATTCTGAAGATGCACAAAAAACCAGATCGGATTGAAGTTGAGGACCTCGAATTGTTTCTGAAGAATGCTCGTCCTGAATGGTTAACTGTCATACCAGAGCAAGCTAAACCAAATCTTGTTGCGATAAAAAATCACGTTAAGACTAGACCAACACCGAAAGGAGTGAAAGTTATTGAAGGTGAAATTGAATTTTCATATAAACTAAACGGAGAAGAAAATGCCAGAGAAGAAACCGAAACTGGAACTTGA
- a CDS encoding SAM-dependent DNA methyltransferase, which produces MNNKITLSQLEQYLSKAAWILKGPVDASDFKVYIFPLLFFKRISDVYDEEYKQALEESKGDKEYAALPEFHRFVIPKKCHWDDVREVTVNVGLALEKAFRGIEQANLEHLYGIFGDAQWSNKNKLTDRLLIDLIEHFSQYNLSNSNVDPDLLGQAYEYLIKHFADLTNKKAGEFYTPRSVVHLMGLITDVKEGETVYDPACGTGGMLLESINHLKENKKDYRTLRLFGQEKNLTSASIAKMNMFLHGIEDFQIVRGDTLRNPAFFEGDNLKTFDCVVANPPFSLKAWGAEQWTNDPYGRNIAGVPPKGNGDLAWVQHMIKSMKPTSGRMTVVLPHGALFRKGAEGKIRKTLIEMDLLESVIGLGPNIFYGTPLAPCILTFSKKKSSDKQNKVLFIDAADQIRIGRAQNFLEPEHVNKIYKWFSEFKDVENYVKVVSFDRIEENEFNLNIPLYVEKIIEDNRPTVEEALKDLKIAWEDCLKAEEYFLEELKEFVK; this is translated from the coding sequence ATGAACAATAAAATCACACTCTCACAATTAGAGCAATACCTTTCCAAGGCAGCCTGGATTCTTAAAGGACCAGTGGACGCGTCCGATTTCAAAGTATACATCTTCCCATTGTTATTCTTCAAAAGAATCTCTGATGTTTATGATGAGGAATACAAGCAAGCGTTGGAAGAATCTAAGGGTGATAAAGAGTATGCTGCACTTCCGGAATTTCATCGTTTTGTAATTCCTAAAAAATGTCATTGGGATGATGTTAGAGAAGTTACGGTAAATGTCGGTCTAGCATTGGAAAAAGCATTTCGCGGAATTGAACAAGCAAACCTTGAACATCTTTATGGTATATTCGGAGATGCTCAATGGAGTAATAAAAACAAACTCACCGATAGATTACTTATAGATTTAATTGAACACTTCTCACAATATAATTTGTCTAACTCTAATGTGGATCCCGACTTATTAGGACAAGCATATGAATACCTCATAAAACATTTTGCTGATTTGACAAACAAAAAGGCTGGTGAATTCTATACACCAAGATCTGTTGTGCATTTAATGGGACTCATAACTGATGTTAAAGAAGGTGAAACTGTATATGATCCTGCTTGTGGAACAGGTGGAATGCTGCTTGAATCAATTAACCATTTAAAAGAAAATAAAAAAGATTATAGGACACTTAGATTATTTGGGCAGGAAAAAAATCTTACATCTGCTTCGATAGCAAAGATGAATATGTTTCTTCACGGAATAGAAGATTTTCAAATTGTCCGTGGCGATACTTTAAGAAACCCCGCTTTCTTTGAAGGTGATAATCTTAAGACTTTTGACTGCGTTGTAGCTAATCCACCATTCTCATTAAAAGCCTGGGGTGCTGAACAATGGACTAATGATCCATATGGTCGAAACATTGCTGGTGTTCCTCCAAAAGGTAATGGTGACTTGGCGTGGGTTCAGCACATGATCAAATCGATGAAGCCCACATCAGGAAGAATGACAGTTGTTTTACCGCATGGAGCTTTATTTAGGAAAGGTGCAGAAGGAAAGATTCGAAAGACTTTAATTGAGATGGATTTACTTGAATCAGTTATTGGTTTGGGTCCTAATATTTTTTACGGGACTCCATTAGCGCCTTGCATATTAACTTTTAGCAAAAAGAAAAGCAGTGATAAGCAAAATAAAGTTTTGTTCATTGATGCTGCTGATCAGATAAGAATCGGTCGAGCTCAGAACTTTCTTGAACCAGAACACGTGAATAAAATTTATAAATGGTTTTCTGAGTTTAAGGATGTTGAGAATTATGTAAAGGTTGTTTCATTTGATCGGATCGAAGAGAATGAATTTAATCTTAACATTCCTCTATATGTTGAAAAAATAATTGAAGACAATCGTCCAACGGTTGAGGAAGCACTTAAAGACTTGAAAATTGCTTGGGAAGATTGTCTAAAAGCTGAAGAATATTTTCTCGAAGAATTGAAAGAATTTGTCAAATGA
- a CDS encoding SAM-dependent DNA methyltransferase, which translates to MTQQQLEKYLWGAATYLRGHIDAGDYKQYIFPLLFFKRICDVYDEEFEVALTESNGDLDFAAFEENHRFQVPKNAHWKKVREQTVNVGMAIQKALRAIEKANPDTLYGIFGDASWTNKDRLPDETLVNLIEHFSQHKLDIATVPDDQLGNAYEYLIKQFADDSGHTAAEFYTNRTVVRLMTLIMDPQPGESVYDPTCGSGGLLLNCALQLKDAGREYRTLKLFGQEINLITSAIARMNMFLHGIEEFQIVRGNTLSNPAFLQNDELQKFNIILANPPYSIKSWDRKSFENDPYGRNIWGTPPQGTADYAFQQHIMKSLDERNGRSITLWPHGILFRDAEAEIRKNMIESDVVECVIGLGPNLFYNSPMEACLLITNTNKKKDRRGKILFINAVNEVRQEKSLAYLEENHIQRIYGAYKSFVDVEDLSMLASIEDIKLNNYKLALNLYVRQSNGDHQNNFGEIFTKWKDSSDQLKNSMAELFDLMVVKK; encoded by the coding sequence ATGACCCAACAACAACTTGAAAAATATTTATGGGGTGCTGCTACTTATTTACGTGGGCATATTGATGCCGGTGATTATAAGCAGTACATCTTTCCGCTTTTATTTTTTAAGCGCATATGCGATGTGTATGATGAAGAATTTGAAGTTGCATTAACTGAGAGTAATGGTGATTTAGATTTTGCTGCTTTCGAAGAAAACCATCGATTCCAGGTTCCGAAGAATGCGCATTGGAAAAAAGTACGTGAGCAGACTGTTAATGTCGGGATGGCAATCCAGAAAGCACTACGAGCAATAGAGAAAGCAAATCCTGATACTCTTTACGGAATATTTGGTGATGCAAGCTGGACAAATAAAGATCGCCTACCTGATGAAACACTTGTTAATCTTATTGAACATTTCTCACAGCATAAATTAGATATTGCTACAGTTCCCGATGACCAGCTTGGTAATGCTTATGAATATTTAATAAAGCAATTTGCTGATGACAGCGGACATACGGCAGCAGAGTTTTATACAAATAGAACAGTTGTAAGATTGATGACCTTAATTATGGATCCGCAACCTGGAGAAAGTGTTTATGATCCAACTTGTGGCTCCGGGGGTTTGCTGCTTAACTGTGCTTTGCAATTGAAAGATGCAGGCAGAGAATACAGAACGTTAAAATTATTCGGGCAGGAAATAAATCTTATTACTTCTGCTATTGCAAGGATGAATATGTTTCTGCACGGTATTGAAGAGTTTCAAATTGTAAGGGGTAACACTTTAAGTAATCCTGCATTTTTACAAAATGATGAACTACAAAAGTTTAATATTATTCTTGCAAATCCCCCTTACTCAATTAAAAGCTGGGATAGGAAATCTTTTGAGAATGATCCTTATGGAAGAAATATATGGGGAACACCGCCCCAGGGAACTGCTGACTATGCTTTCCAACAGCATATAATGAAAAGTTTAGATGAAAGAAATGGTCGATCCATTACACTTTGGCCTCACGGAATATTATTTAGAGATGCTGAAGCAGAAATCAGAAAAAATATGATCGAGAGCGATGTTGTTGAGTGTGTTATTGGCTTGGGGCCAAATCTTTTTTATAACTCACCTATGGAAGCGTGTTTACTTATTACGAATACTAATAAGAAAAAAGATAGAAGAGGAAAAATTCTCTTTATAAATGCCGTGAATGAAGTTAGACAAGAAAAAAGTTTAGCATACTTAGAAGAAAATCATATTCAAAGAATATACGGTGCTTATAAATCATTCGTTGATGTTGAAGATCTATCTATGTTGGCTTCAATTGAGGACATAAAATTGAACAATTATAAATTAGCACTTAACCTTTATGTGCGACAATCAAATGGGGATCATCAAAATAATTTTGGTGAAATTTTTACAAAGTGGAAGGACAGTTCTGATCAACTTAAAAATAGTATGGCAGAGTTATTCGATCTAATGGTTGTCAAGAAATAA